In Xenopus laevis strain J_2021 chromosome 2S, Xenopus_laevis_v10.1, whole genome shotgun sequence, a genomic segment contains:
- the azin2.S gene encoding antizyme inhibitor 2 (The RefSeq protein has 1 substitution compared to this genomic sequence): MQGYIQESDFNLVEEGFLARDLMEEIINEVSQTEDRDAFFVADLGDVVRKHLRFLKALPRVKPFYAVKCNSSKGVVKILAELGAGFDCASKTEIELVQDVGVAPERIIYANPCKQISQIKYAAKNGVQMMTFDNEVELSKVSRSHPNARMVLRIATDDSKSSARLSVKFGAPLKSCRRLLEMAKNLSVDVIGVSFHVGSGCTDSKAYTQAISDARLVFEMASEFGYKMWLLDIGGGFPGTEDSKIRFEEIAGVINPALDMYFPESSDVQIIAEPGRYYVASAFSLAVNVIAKKEVEHSVSDDEENESSKSIMYYVNDGVYGSFNCLVFDHAHPKPILHKKPSPDQPLYTSSLWGPTCDGLDQIAERVQLPELHVGDWLLFENMGAYTIAASSNFNGFQQSPVHYAMPRAAWKAVQLLQRGLQQTEEKENVCTPMSCGWEISDSLCFTRTFAATSII, from the exons ATGCAAGGGTATATCCAGGAGTCAGATTTTACCTTGGTTGAAGAAGGCTTTTTGGCCAGAGACTTGATGGAGGAAATCATTAATGAAGTCTCACAGACT GAGGATCGTGATGCCTTTTTTGTGGCTGATCTAGGGGATGTGGTAAGGAAACATCTCCGTTTTCTGAAAGCCTTGCCTCGTGTGAAGCCTTTCTATGCAGTGAAGTGTAACAGCAGCAAAGGAGTGGTGAAGATCTTGGCTGAGCTGGGAGCTGGATTTGACTGCGCCAGCAAG ACAGAGATTGAGCTAGTCCAGGACGTTGGTGTGGCACCAGAACGTATCATCTATGCCAACCCATGCAAGCAGATTTCCCAGATTAAGTATGCAGCTAAGAATGGTGTCCAAATGATGACGTTTGACAATGAAGTAGAGCTTTCCAAGGTGTCAAGAAGCCATCCCAATGCAAG AATGGTTCTGCGTATAGCAACGGATGACTCTAAATCCTCTGCTCGTTTAAGTGTGAAATTTGGcgcccccttaaaatcctgcagACGCTTATTGGAAATGGCTAAAAACCTCAGTGTGGATGTCATTGGTGTTAG TTTCCACGTTGGTAGTGGATGCACTGATTCCAAGGCCTATACTCAGGCTATTTCTGATGCACGCTTGGTTTTTGAAATGGCATCTGAGTTTGGGTACAAAATGTGGCTGCTGGATATTGGTGGTGGCTTCCCTGGAACAGAGGAttccaaaattagatttgaggAG attGCAGGTGTAATAAATCCAGCACTGGACATGTATTTCCCTGAGAGCTCTGACGTGCAAATTATCGCTGAACCAGGAAGATATTACGTAGCATCTGCTTTTTCATTGGCTGTTAACGTTATTGCTAAGAAAGAAGTGGAACACTCTGTATCTGATg ATGAGGAAAATGAGTCCAGCAAAAGCATCATGTATTATGTTAATGATGGAGTGTATGGATCCTTTAATTGCTTGGTCTTTGATCATGCTCATCCAAAACCAATCCTCCACAAG AAACCTTCTCCAGATCAGCCATTATACACCAGTAGCCTTTGGGGACCCACGTGCGATGGCTTAGATCAGATTGCAGAGCGCGTTCAGCTGCCTGAGCTTCATGTTGGCGACTGGCTTTTGTTTGAGAATATGGGTGCATACACCATAGCAGCATCTTCCAATTTCAATGGTTTCCAGCAGTCTCCAGTACATTACGCCATGCCCCGTGCTGCTTG GAAAGCTGTTCAGTTGCTGCAGAGAGGATTACAGCAAACCGAGGAGAAAGAAAATGTGTGCACCCCTATGTCTTGTGGCTGGGAGATTTCTGATTCCTTGTGCTTCACTCGTACCTTTGCAGCCACCAGCATCATCTGA